The Lujinxingia vulgaris genome includes a region encoding these proteins:
- a CDS encoding GAF domain-containing sensor histidine kinase translates to MADHPSQTLEQGSEGLDDRSEELSERTEADAQIRFYRAMANTELDYGTVLRRLARATADVVFDLCIVYLVDEARGVFPAAAFHPNPEALAALHRAFSSGESRAGDGLIERIIARREYYFRPRWNPRLLEPHLPAGSSVDLDIEIHSLIAAPMITTEGDCIGALLMGRHTTTAAYNETDLALIEWIASHAAMKVETARLYHTLKKTNAELDEAVKARDTFIAIAAHELRTPLSTLKLHAQMLRRFATRDPESFTPQMVVDRLGSVDRQVNRLDRLIDQLMNVSRIIDGGMAPELGPCDLCVVARDVVSRFEQALEDAGCQLSLSAPPGVHGIWDLDRLDHILTNLVSNAIKYGGGQPIEVRVFCDADGARVEVEDRGEGIAPRDRERIFERFERVISSRQTKGMGLGLWIVRSYTESLGGQIRVESELGQGSTFILELPLHSPANQGA, encoded by the coding sequence ATGGCCGACCACCCCTCGCAGACCCTGGAGCAAGGCTCCGAGGGTCTCGACGATCGATCCGAAGAGCTCAGCGAACGCACCGAGGCCGACGCCCAGATCCGCTTCTATCGGGCGATGGCCAATACCGAGCTCGACTACGGCACTGTGCTGCGCCGGCTGGCGCGAGCCACCGCCGATGTGGTCTTCGATCTGTGCATCGTCTACCTGGTCGATGAGGCGCGCGGGGTCTTTCCGGCGGCGGCCTTCCACCCCAACCCCGAGGCGCTGGCCGCGCTGCACCGGGCGTTCTCCTCGGGAGAGAGTCGCGCCGGCGACGGGCTTATTGAGCGCATCATCGCCCGCCGCGAGTATTATTTTCGCCCCCGCTGGAACCCGCGCCTGCTGGAGCCGCATCTTCCCGCCGGCTCCAGTGTGGATCTGGACATCGAGATCCACAGCCTGATCGCCGCGCCGATGATCACCACCGAGGGTGACTGCATCGGCGCGCTCCTGATGGGACGCCACACCACCACCGCCGCGTACAATGAGACCGATCTGGCGCTGATCGAGTGGATCGCCTCCCACGCCGCGATGAAAGTAGAGACGGCGCGCCTCTACCACACCCTCAAAAAGACCAACGCCGAGCTCGACGAGGCGGTCAAAGCTCGCGACACCTTCATCGCCATCGCCGCCCACGAGCTGCGCACGCCGCTGAGTACGCTGAAGTTGCACGCCCAGATGCTGCGGCGCTTCGCCACCCGCGACCCCGAGAGTTTTACCCCGCAGATGGTCGTCGATCGCCTGGGCTCGGTCGACCGGCAGGTCAACCGCCTCGATCGCCTCATCGACCAGCTGATGAACGTCTCGCGCATCATCGACGGGGGAATGGCCCCGGAGCTCGGGCCCTGCGATCTCTGCGTGGTGGCCCGCGACGTCGTCTCGCGTTTTGAGCAGGCCCTCGAAGATGCGGGCTGCCAGCTTTCCCTCAGCGCCCCGCCCGGCGTTCACGGCATCTGGGATCTGGATCGCCTCGACCACATCCTGACCAACCTCGTCTCCAACGCCATCAAATACGGCGGCGGCCAGCCCATTGAGGTGCGCGTCTTCTGCGACGCCGACGGCGCCCGCGTCGAGGTCGAGGATCGCGGCGAGGGCATCGCGCCGAGAGATCGGGAGCGGATCTTTGAGCGATTTGAACGTGTGATCTCCAGTCGACAGACCAAAGGAATGGGGCTGGGGTTGTGGATCGTTCGCTCTTATACCGAGAGCCTCGGTGGCCAGATCCGCGTGGAGAGCGAGCTGGGCCAGGGCTCGACCTTCATCCTCGAACTGCCGCTTCACTCCCCCGCCAACCAGGGCGCGTAA
- the tyrS gene encoding tyrosine--tRNA ligase, whose amino-acid sequence MTQQTTEFQSDVLNELAWRGFIYQQTHEELDEELSKGPMTLYCGFDPTASSLHVGNLVSIMGLAHFYRHGHRPLALVGGATGLIGDPSGRSTERNLLDEATLQANLESIGAQLERVLGASRTMHRSEDAKAGEPVAMVNNADWFKEWSFIDFLREVGKHFRVNQMLAKDSVRARLEEREQGISYTEFSYMLIQAYDFLHLNQNEGCRLQVGGSDQWGNITAGVDLTRRRTGESTFGLTFPLITSADGKKIGKSLGGAVYLDGEMTSAYAFYQYWINQGDADCGRFLRLFTFMPREEIEELEAKIDAGENRGEVQQRLAREVTTLIHGEEECEKVIRASRMLFGEKIEGLNDRDLQSIFAEVPSTEVERGRLVGGELGLLDALVETGLQKSKGQARRLLEQGGVYINNERVEDVNKVLGEEDLASESMLVLRAGKKRYHVVRFV is encoded by the coding sequence ATGACGCAACAAACCACCGAGTTTCAAAGCGACGTTCTCAACGAACTCGCCTGGCGTGGATTTATCTACCAGCAGACCCACGAGGAGCTCGACGAAGAGCTCAGCAAGGGGCCGATGACCCTTTATTGCGGCTTTGATCCGACGGCGTCGTCGCTCCACGTGGGGAACCTGGTGAGCATCATGGGCCTTGCGCATTTCTACCGCCACGGCCACCGCCCCCTGGCGCTGGTGGGCGGGGCGACGGGGCTTATCGGCGACCCCTCGGGGCGCAGCACCGAGCGCAACCTGCTCGATGAGGCGACCTTGCAGGCCAACCTCGAGAGCATCGGCGCGCAGCTCGAGCGCGTGCTGGGCGCCTCACGCACGATGCACCGCTCGGAAGATGCGAAAGCCGGCGAGCCGGTGGCGATGGTGAATAACGCCGACTGGTTTAAGGAGTGGAGCTTTATCGACTTCTTGCGCGAGGTCGGAAAGCATTTTCGCGTCAATCAGATGCTGGCCAAAGATTCGGTGCGTGCGCGTCTTGAGGAGCGCGAGCAGGGCATCAGCTACACCGAATTTAGCTACATGCTGATTCAGGCCTACGACTTTTTGCACCTCAACCAGAACGAGGGATGTCGCCTGCAGGTCGGCGGAAGCGACCAGTGGGGCAACATCACCGCCGGCGTCGACCTGACTCGCCGGCGCACCGGTGAGTCGACCTTTGGTCTGACCTTCCCGCTGATCACCTCGGCCGACGGCAAGAAGATCGGTAAGAGCTTAGGCGGCGCGGTCTACCTCGACGGGGAGATGACCAGCGCGTACGCCTTCTACCAGTACTGGATCAACCAGGGGGACGCCGACTGCGGGCGTTTCCTGCGCCTGTTCACGTTTATGCCCCGCGAAGAGATCGAGGAGCTGGAGGCGAAGATCGACGCCGGTGAGAACCGCGGTGAGGTGCAGCAGCGGTTGGCGCGCGAGGTGACGACGCTGATTCACGGGGAAGAGGAGTGCGAAAAGGTCATCCGCGCAAGCCGCATGCTCTTTGGCGAGAAGATCGAGGGGCTCAACGACCGCGACTTGCAGTCGATTTTTGCCGAGGTGCCCTCGACCGAAGTGGAGCGTGGGCGCCTGGTGGGCGGTGAGCTGGGGCTTCTGGACGCGCTGGTGGAGACGGGCCTGCAGAAGTCCAAGGGTCAGGCGCGCCGGCTGCTGGAGCAGGGCGGGGTCTACATCAACAATGAGCGCGTTGAAGACGTGAATAAAGTGCTTGGCGAGGAAGACCTGGCCAGCGAGTCGATGCTGGTGCTGCGCGCCGGCAAGAAGCGCTACCACGTGGTGCGTTTTGTGTGA
- a CDS encoding cell division protein ZapA, translating to MSSQSTKTGSGRRAPTSVSDTASGSGPIQIEIRGQKMTIRSDRDATFVRNLARYIDHKAEELQSAAPSAPIDKLMMLASMNVAEELFEAREELHRMRVQLKETTETLVDLISQVEEA from the coding sequence GTGAGTTCGCAGAGTACGAAGACCGGTTCAGGCCGCCGCGCGCCCACGTCCGTCTCGGATACCGCTTCGGGGTCGGGACCGATCCAGATCGAGATCCGTGGCCAGAAGATGACGATTCGAAGTGATCGCGACGCGACCTTCGTTCGAAACCTGGCGCGTTATATCGACCATAAAGCTGAGGAGCTGCAGAGCGCCGCTCCCAGTGCGCCCATAGATAAATTGATGATGTTGGCCAGCATGAATGTGGCCGAGGAGCTCTTTGAGGCCCGAGAGGAGCTGCATCGCATGCGCGTGCAGCTCAAAGAGACCACCGAGACGCTCGTTGATTTGATCAGTCAGGTCGAGGAGGCCTGA
- a CDS encoding Lnb N-terminal periplasmic domain-containing protein yields MGVTLLSAVRPAQAYNTPWGKGLSRPEDLVISLATFSPGDQIPQWFGHTALVVEDRRYNTARLYNYGMFSFGDGMLMNFAMGRLLFWVAPAPVAPTYQFYIAEDRDVRVIELNLPPEARAEVAAFLADNVRPENRQYLYHHYDDNCATRVRDIIDKAVGGQFKEAFSHDDALTLRGHTRRHSQHLKPMDWLLMFLMNNEIDRPIAVWDAMFLPEVLEEAVLDFEYVDAEGNTQPLVLRTHQVFKSSRAPTPEAPATHWPFWLGVGVLLGALSALLGWRAQRHPERRGPRVAFGLYLGAFAGLFGLVGTGLFVMAAMTDHTVTYWNLNLLLANPLTLLGAFVALRVAFGSEGSRRGLRLIWRALASLAILGLLVQLVGLIWPAIFQNMLLPLALLLPWVLGSAAGVELACKPTERTQSEA; encoded by the coding sequence ATGGGAGTGACACTGCTCAGCGCGGTGCGCCCGGCCCAGGCCTACAACACGCCCTGGGGCAAAGGGTTAAGCCGCCCCGAAGATCTGGTGATCAGTCTGGCGACGTTTAGCCCGGGCGATCAGATCCCGCAGTGGTTTGGTCACACCGCACTTGTGGTCGAAGATCGCCGCTACAACACCGCTCGCCTCTACAACTACGGGATGTTCTCGTTTGGCGATGGGATGTTGATGAACTTCGCCATGGGGCGGCTGCTCTTCTGGGTGGCGCCGGCGCCGGTGGCGCCGACCTACCAGTTTTATATTGCCGAAGACCGTGACGTGCGTGTGATCGAGCTGAACCTGCCGCCTGAGGCTCGGGCGGAGGTGGCGGCGTTTCTGGCCGATAATGTGCGCCCGGAGAACCGCCAGTACCTCTACCATCACTACGACGATAACTGCGCCACGCGGGTGCGTGACATCATCGATAAGGCGGTGGGCGGGCAGTTTAAGGAGGCATTTTCGCATGATGATGCGCTGACGCTGCGCGGGCATACCCGGCGCCACTCCCAGCACCTTAAGCCGATGGACTGGCTCTTGATGTTCCTGATGAACAACGAGATCGACCGCCCCATCGCGGTGTGGGACGCGATGTTCTTGCCGGAAGTGCTGGAGGAGGCCGTGCTCGACTTTGAGTATGTCGATGCCGAGGGCAACACCCAACCTCTGGTGCTGCGCACCCATCAGGTGTTCAAGTCGAGTCGCGCGCCCACGCCCGAGGCCCCGGCGACGCACTGGCCCTTCTGGCTGGGCGTGGGCGTGCTTCTTGGCGCGCTCAGCGCGCTGCTGGGCTGGCGGGCACAGCGCCACCCCGAACGACGCGGACCCCGGGTGGCGTTTGGCCTCTACCTGGGCGCATTCGCCGGCCTCTTCGGTCTGGTGGGCACCGGGCTCTTTGTGATGGCGGCGATGACCGATCACACCGTGACCTACTGGAACCTCAACCTGCTCCTTGCCAACCCGCTCACCCTGCTCGGGGCTTTCGTCGCGCTGCGGGTGGCTTTTGGCAGTGAGGGGAGCCGGCGCGGGCTTCGCCTTATCTGGCGCGCGCTCGCTTCGCTCGCGATCCTCGGGTTGCTCGTACAGCTGGTGGGGCTTATCTGGCCGGCCATCTTCCAGAACATGCTCCTTCCCCTGGCCCTGCTGCTCCCCTGGGTGCTCGGCTCGGCGGCCGGCGTGGAGCTGGCCTGCAAACCCACCGAAAGGACGCAGAGCGAGGCATAA
- a CDS encoding CAP domain-containing protein yields the protein MTSRRTSKDFARLPGVTFLIILFLLMVGAGCVPPAEGVDPLSEPTDNWEFEDLDRPPLDARIAQVVEATNRARARAQDCGVHGPMEAVGPVEADEALEMAATAHAHDLAAMGALSHTGSDGSDFVERAERAGFEGQPVGENIAATFRLGEALVRGWIDSDDHCRVLMNPDARFIGVGLFDAEPGARFSTYWVQVFGY from the coding sequence ATGACTTCGAGACGTACTTCGAAAGACTTTGCGCGCCTCCCGGGTGTTACATTTCTTATCATTTTGTTCCTGCTGATGGTGGGTGCGGGGTGTGTGCCGCCGGCCGAGGGGGTCGATCCTCTGAGCGAGCCCACGGATAACTGGGAGTTCGAAGATCTGGATCGCCCTCCCCTCGATGCGCGCATCGCGCAGGTGGTGGAGGCGACCAATCGTGCCCGCGCCCGCGCGCAGGATTGCGGGGTGCACGGGCCGATGGAGGCGGTCGGGCCGGTCGAAGCCGATGAGGCTCTGGAGATGGCCGCCACCGCCCACGCTCACGATCTGGCGGCGATGGGAGCGCTGAGCCACACCGGCAGCGACGGCAGTGATTTTGTGGAGCGCGCCGAGCGCGCCGGTTTTGAGGGGCAGCCCGTTGGCGAGAACATCGCGGCGACCTTTCGCCTTGGCGAAGCGCTGGTGCGGGGCTGGATTGATTCCGACGATCATTGCCGGGTGCTGATGAACCCCGACGCCCGTTTTATCGGCGTGGGGCTCTTTGATGCGGAGCCGGGCGCGCGTTTTTCAACCTACTGGGTGCAGGTCTTCGGGTATTGA
- the rny gene encoding ribonuclease Y → MELMLYLIVGGIIGVVLGTLMARTRAQAQQQELVDQRVEALKDETVESTRRRVENEVRAELSESVRAELVEKFTAEAKNEAEDAAQRIKREAEAEADKLIKDAEIKSREVVLAAQKEGEAELKSRRAEQQKIEERLSNRESNLDARAERLDEREEAVKTREQQVAESEAQFSSRELELERQRGEVELVLEKVAGYSAEQARAELVARMVNQAELEANRKIKVIEEQAEEEADKRAQKIISVAVQRYAGDFVAEKCVSVVSLPSDDMKGRIIGREGRNIRALEAASGVDIIIDDTPEAVIVSGFDPVRREIARRSLDKLIADGRIHPTRIEEVVAKTDQEVAQSIKEAGEQAAFELGIHGLHPELIKMVGRLKYRTSYGQNMWSHSIEVGFLCGLMASELGVNVKMARRAGLLHDIGKALTHEQEGSHAIIGADLCRKYGEHEIVRNAVAAHHNDEPQNSVIAHLVIASDALSGARPGARREILETYVKRLEDLERISMSFKGVEKTYAIQAGREIRVMVEHGSIDDAGAFALSRDIARKIEDELTYPGQIKVTVIRETRAIDYAR, encoded by the coding sequence ATGGAGCTGATGCTCTATCTGATCGTCGGCGGGATCATCGGGGTGGTGCTGGGCACCCTCATGGCCCGCACTCGCGCCCAGGCTCAGCAGCAGGAGCTCGTCGACCAGCGCGTGGAGGCGCTCAAAGATGAGACCGTCGAGAGCACGCGTCGGCGCGTTGAGAATGAAGTGCGCGCGGAGCTCAGTGAGAGCGTGCGCGCCGAGCTTGTGGAGAAGTTCACAGCCGAGGCCAAAAATGAGGCCGAAGACGCCGCTCAGCGCATCAAGCGCGAGGCCGAGGCCGAAGCCGATAAGCTCATCAAAGATGCCGAGATCAAATCCCGCGAGGTTGTACTCGCCGCACAAAAAGAAGGCGAAGCCGAGCTCAAGAGCCGCCGCGCCGAGCAGCAGAAGATCGAAGAGCGTCTGAGCAACCGCGAGTCCAACCTGGACGCCCGCGCTGAGCGCCTTGATGAGCGTGAAGAGGCCGTGAAGACCCGCGAGCAGCAGGTCGCCGAGAGCGAGGCGCAATTCTCCTCGCGTGAGCTGGAGCTTGAGCGTCAGCGCGGTGAAGTGGAGCTGGTGCTCGAAAAAGTCGCCGGCTACAGCGCCGAGCAGGCCCGCGCTGAGCTTGTGGCGCGTATGGTCAACCAGGCGGAGCTTGAGGCCAACCGCAAGATCAAGGTCATCGAAGAGCAGGCCGAAGAAGAGGCCGATAAGCGCGCCCAGAAGATCATCAGCGTGGCCGTGCAACGCTACGCCGGCGACTTTGTGGCCGAGAAATGCGTCAGCGTCGTGAGCCTTCCCTCCGACGATATGAAAGGTCGCATCATCGGTCGCGAGGGCCGCAACATTCGCGCGCTGGAAGCCGCCAGCGGCGTCGACATCATCATCGATGATACCCCCGAGGCGGTTATCGTCAGCGGCTTTGACCCGGTGCGCCGCGAGATCGCGCGCCGCTCCCTCGACAAGCTCATCGCCGACGGTCGCATTCACCCCACCCGCATCGAAGAGGTGGTGGCCAAGACCGATCAGGAGGTCGCCCAGAGCATCAAAGAGGCCGGTGAGCAGGCGGCTTTTGAGCTGGGCATCCACGGGCTGCACCCGGAGCTCATCAAGATGGTCGGGCGGCTCAAATACCGCACGAGCTACGGCCAGAATATGTGGTCGCACTCCATCGAAGTTGGCTTTTTATGCGGCCTGATGGCCTCCGAGCTCGGTGTGAACGTGAAGATGGCCCGGCGCGCCGGTCTTCTGCACGACATCGGCAAAGCGCTCACCCACGAGCAGGAAGGAAGCCACGCCATCATCGGCGCCGACCTCTGCCGCAAGTATGGTGAGCATGAGATCGTGCGCAACGCCGTGGCCGCGCACCACAACGACGAGCCCCAGAACTCGGTCATCGCCCACCTGGTCATCGCCTCCGATGCCCTGAGCGGCGCGCGCCCCGGCGCCCGACGCGAGATCCTGGAGACCTATGTGAAGCGCCTCGAAGATCTGGAGCGCATCTCCATGAGCTTTAAGGGCGTGGAGAAGACCTACGCCATTCAGGCCGGCCGCGAGATCCGCGTGATGGTCGAGCACGGCAGCATCGACGACGCCGGCGCGTTTGCGCTCAGCCGCGACATCGCCCGCAAGATCGAAGACGAGCTCACCTATCCGGGCCAGATCAAGGTCACCGTCATTCGCGAGACCCGCGCTATCGACTACGCACGCTGA
- a CDS encoding POTRA domain-containing protein, whose protein sequence is MIEVGGQAWRGGWQRVALWILLWGMCLLALPRAYAQTSTEGDGQAEVPAVGEASEPLQAPSAQSPSSESPGSGPGGVGVPVSPLNPLTEIYEEREAERAVDQEFDGLPIGRVAFRCDLELCQRPLGVDRFRELSGLYVGQTYSRDAMERAERRLLKTGFFSAITVERRRVGASVFVSLEARGAVLIRRVGFEGLKPPPFETELRKVLMYRPGQVFLESPERAQAQLASLAALFEREGYYDTEVRMVVNPVDGERHLVDLVFQVARGQERSICEIGLRGVRGMTAAQAQDLLLSDVSVLSRRVPLLLPTYTTETVRQGRDALIAEYRRRGYFRARVVDQQVEEYGDEGCVRLLFEVDEGPYWALSFEGSRLFDDATLTAQLPFFESGYVDADEIRAAESAIRQLYETRGYPFARVDGEEVAEDRLNRALRFEIEEGPQVQINEVRIHGARAFSEAELLSEFGTQAFGIFDTAGFLQTDRLLADMSALEERMREQGYLQALAPIFMLEVDDSGAGMRVRVEVRQGPQTLVDRVDIEGIRALPAGTLEAMLSVKPDDPFVPMNVRADQSRISQYYGSIGYPLAKVTTTCRLLTGEVVPCEAPQLPQTCRATSFAELERGRCEWREGVTAALACERVERSPVCEFSGGVMAEAVRVQHRIEEGPRVRVGEVLLKGNFRTRSSVIYRELPLATGDRFDVQKLIEGQGNMRQLGLFDSVSIETIGLENVEEGAEEIEAALIISVEESRARFVEFSVGLEGRDLLGESRRLLLTGEAQFTDNNLFGTGQRFRPRLISAVDTLELAQLARAAGEGGTGERGLDYLFGAELIYSHPRFLKSQTGIDKLFLTITPFYLLDLLGVTNDQVLREEWGLRLELRKELEEIADRLYLTFGVEAKQAATWTANDPRIAGERIFSPRRATAKLLPEINFDRRDSPLNPRSGYYVEIKPELVSGDALSQDGEDLIGDSYLRLSAALSAFFSLDARGDYVLGQGLRYGQIVPFAERQSLVPPDERFYLGGVGTVRGFPTNVLGPVGARQQPLGGELMMSYTAELRYPLIKEWSVYGATFFDAGLLVDCFDEAGRRSSAQCFANAFPDEAPLSRVRTTAGLGLRYLIFDQIPLLFDYGVVLDRRPGESFGSLHFNLGYSF, encoded by the coding sequence GTGATTGAGGTTGGTGGACAGGCATGGCGAGGGGGCTGGCAGCGGGTCGCGCTGTGGATCCTTCTGTGGGGCATGTGCCTGTTGGCGCTGCCGCGAGCCTACGCCCAGACTAGCACCGAGGGTGATGGACAGGCGGAGGTGCCTGCCGTCGGCGAGGCGTCTGAACCTTTGCAGGCGCCGTCGGCCCAGTCGCCATCATCGGAGTCGCCAGGCAGTGGCCCGGGCGGGGTGGGGGTGCCGGTAAGTCCGCTCAATCCTCTGACCGAGATCTATGAGGAGCGGGAGGCCGAGCGGGCCGTCGATCAGGAGTTTGACGGGCTTCCGATCGGGCGTGTGGCGTTTCGCTGCGATCTGGAGCTGTGCCAGCGCCCGCTGGGGGTGGACCGGTTTCGGGAGCTGAGCGGTCTCTACGTGGGCCAGACCTACAGTCGTGACGCGATGGAGCGGGCGGAGCGCCGGCTGCTCAAGACGGGGTTCTTCTCGGCGATCACCGTGGAGCGACGTCGGGTGGGGGCGTCGGTCTTCGTCTCGCTGGAGGCCCGCGGCGCGGTGCTGATTCGTCGGGTGGGCTTTGAGGGGCTCAAACCTCCGCCCTTTGAGACGGAGCTTCGCAAGGTGCTGATGTACCGCCCGGGGCAGGTGTTTCTGGAGAGCCCGGAGCGGGCCCAGGCGCAGCTTGCCAGCCTGGCCGCGCTCTTTGAGCGCGAGGGCTACTACGACACCGAGGTGCGCATGGTGGTCAACCCGGTGGATGGGGAGCGCCACCTGGTGGATCTGGTCTTTCAAGTGGCCCGGGGGCAGGAGCGCTCCATCTGTGAGATCGGTCTGCGTGGGGTGCGCGGGATGACCGCCGCTCAGGCCCAGGATTTGCTCTTGAGCGATGTCTCGGTGCTCTCGCGGCGCGTGCCGCTTTTGCTGCCGACCTACACCACGGAGACGGTGCGTCAGGGGCGAGATGCCCTGATCGCCGAGTACCGCCGGCGCGGGTATTTTCGTGCCCGTGTGGTCGATCAGCAGGTCGAGGAGTACGGCGATGAGGGCTGCGTGCGCCTGCTCTTCGAGGTGGATGAGGGGCCTTACTGGGCGCTGAGCTTTGAGGGCAGCCGCCTCTTTGACGACGCCACGCTCACCGCGCAGCTACCCTTCTTTGAGTCGGGCTACGTCGATGCCGATGAGATTCGCGCCGCTGAGAGCGCCATCCGCCAGCTCTATGAGACCCGGGGCTACCCCTTCGCGCGTGTGGATGGTGAAGAAGTCGCCGAAGATCGCCTCAACCGCGCGCTGCGCTTTGAGATCGAGGAGGGGCCGCAGGTTCAGATCAACGAGGTCCGCATTCACGGGGCGCGGGCGTTCTCGGAGGCGGAGCTGCTCTCGGAGTTTGGCACCCAGGCCTTTGGCATCTTTGATACGGCCGGTTTTCTGCAGACCGACAGGCTTCTTGCCGACATGAGCGCGCTGGAGGAGCGGATGCGCGAGCAGGGCTACCTGCAGGCACTCGCACCGATCTTTATGCTGGAGGTGGATGACTCCGGTGCGGGGATGCGGGTGCGGGTGGAGGTGCGTCAGGGCCCGCAGACCCTCGTCGATCGGGTGGATATTGAGGGCATCCGGGCGCTGCCTGCGGGAACGCTCGAGGCGATGCTCTCCGTGAAACCCGACGATCCCTTTGTGCCGATGAACGTGCGTGCCGATCAGTCGAGGATCTCGCAGTATTACGGCTCGATCGGCTATCCGCTGGCGAAGGTCACCACGACCTGCCGGCTGCTTACTGGCGAGGTGGTTCCCTGTGAGGCTCCGCAACTTCCGCAGACATGTCGGGCGACGAGTTTTGCGGAGCTGGAGCGCGGCCGCTGCGAGTGGCGCGAGGGGGTGACTGCGGCGCTGGCGTGTGAGCGCGTCGAGCGCAGCCCGGTCTGCGAGTTCTCCGGCGGGGTGATGGCCGAAGCGGTGCGTGTGCAACATCGCATTGAGGAGGGGCCGCGGGTGCGCGTTGGCGAGGTGCTGCTCAAGGGGAACTTCCGCACGCGCTCCTCGGTGATCTACCGGGAGTTGCCCCTTGCCACAGGCGATCGTTTCGACGTGCAAAAACTCATCGAGGGCCAGGGCAATATGCGCCAGCTGGGCCTCTTCGACTCGGTCAGCATTGAGACCATCGGCCTGGAGAATGTCGAGGAGGGAGCCGAGGAGATCGAGGCTGCGCTGATCATCAGCGTGGAGGAGTCACGGGCGCGTTTTGTGGAGTTCAGCGTGGGGCTGGAGGGGCGAGATCTGCTCGGGGAGAGCCGCCGCCTGCTGCTGACTGGCGAGGCGCAGTTCACCGACAACAACCTCTTTGGCACGGGCCAACGTTTTCGGCCGCGGCTGATCTCGGCGGTCGATACCCTGGAGCTTGCGCAGCTGGCGCGCGCCGCCGGCGAAGGGGGGACCGGGGAGCGGGGGCTGGACTACCTCTTTGGCGCAGAGCTTATTTACAGCCATCCGCGTTTTTTAAAGAGCCAGACCGGCATCGATAAGCTCTTTTTGACGATCACACCTTTTTATCTGCTCGATCTTCTCGGGGTGACCAACGACCAGGTCTTGCGCGAGGAGTGGGGGCTTCGCCTGGAGCTGCGCAAGGAGCTTGAGGAGATCGCCGACCGCCTCTACCTGACCTTCGGCGTGGAGGCCAAGCAGGCCGCGACCTGGACGGCCAACGACCCGCGCATCGCTGGCGAGCGCATCTTCTCGCCACGGCGGGCCACGGCGAAGTTGTTGCCGGAGATCAACTTCGACCGCCGCGACAGCCCCCTCAATCCGCGCTCCGGCTACTATGTGGAGATCAAGCCCGAGCTCGTCAGTGGTGATGCGCTCAGCCAGGACGGTGAAGATCTGATCGGCGACAGCTACCTGCGCCTCTCGGCCGCCCTCAGCGCTTTTTTCAGCCTGGATGCGCGGGGCGACTACGTGCTTGGCCAGGGGCTGCGCTACGGTCAGATCGTGCCCTTCGCCGAGCGCCAGAGCCTGGTGCCCCCCGATGAGCGCTTCTATCTGGGCGGGGTGGGCACCGTGCGCGGCTTCCCCACCAACGTGCTCGGGCCGGTGGGGGCGCGCCAGCAGCCGCTGGGCGGCGAGCTGATGATGAGCTATACGGCCGAGCTGCGCTATCCGCTGATTAAGGAATGGAGCGTGTACGGGGCGACGTTCTTCGACGCCGGGCTGCTCGTCGACTGCTTCGATGAGGCCGGCCGACGAAGCTCCGCGCAGTGTTTTGCCAACGCCTTCCCCGATGAGGCGCCCCTCTCACGGGTGCGCACCACCGCGGGGCTGGGGCTTCGCTATTTGATCTTTGACCAGATTCCCCTCCTCTTCGACTACGGCGTGGTGCTCGACCGCCGCCCCGGCGAGAGCTTTGGGAGTCTGCACTTCAACCTCGGGTATTCGTTTTGA
- a CDS encoding 5-formyltetrahydrofolate cyclo-ligase, giving the protein MRKELRARRRALDAPLREREAAALCEQLMGAPEFFAARHVAAYWAAGAELSVAAALYEKLSQGARVYLPRVNASDRLDFVDAGQLDRLTPGAFGILEPEGPACDLSQIDLFVVPGLAFDRRGHRLGSGRGYYDRALAGVTHALLIGVGYDWQLIDEELPDEAHDRPMDIIATPTRWHVPDQASSLHTSKE; this is encoded by the coding sequence TTGCGAAAAGAGCTACGCGCGCGGCGTCGGGCGCTGGATGCACCCCTGCGCGAGCGCGAGGCTGCAGCGCTTTGCGAGCAGCTGATGGGCGCGCCGGAGTTCTTCGCCGCGCGCCACGTTGCCGCCTACTGGGCCGCAGGCGCCGAGCTCAGCGTGGCCGCCGCCCTCTACGAAAAACTCAGCCAGGGGGCCCGCGTCTACCTGCCGCGGGTCAACGCCTCCGACCGTCTCGACTTTGTCGACGCCGGCCAGCTCGACCGGCTCACACCCGGCGCCTTTGGCATCCTGGAGCCCGAAGGGCCGGCCTGCGATTTGAGCCAGATCGACCTCTTTGTGGTGCCGGGCCTGGCCTTTGACCGACGCGGCCATCGCCTGGGCTCGGGGCGTGGCTACTACGACCGCGCCCTGGCCGGGGTCACACACGCCTTATTGATCGGGGTGGGATACGACTGGCAGCTCATCGATGAGGAGCTGCCCGACGAGGCCCACGACCGCCCTATGGACATCATCGCGACGCCCACGCGCTGGCATGTGCCAGACCAGGCGTCGTCTTTACATACATCGAAGGAGTAG